The Rhodococcus sp. X156 genome window below encodes:
- a CDS encoding fumarate hydratase, whose amino-acid sequence MTSVPPFTELLPLTDNGTEYRLVSTEGVRRVDTELGSFLQVSPEALTTLAKAAITDIQHLLRTSHLKQLRAIVDDPEASGNDRFVAMDLLRNACVAAGKVLPMCQDTGTAIVMGKKGERVLTGGGDEAALSEGIRQAYAELNLRYSQMAPLTMWEERNTGTNLPAQIDLNAVDGDAYHFLVMAKGGGSANKTFLYQETKAVLNPRRLAMFLDEKLRSLGTAACPPYHLAIVVGGLSAEQNLKVAKLASARYLDTLPTEGSAAGHAFRDTDLEEQVLEMTRQFGIGAQFGGKYFCHDVRVIRLPRHGASLPIGLAVSCSADRQAKAKITADGIFLEQLERDPAQFLPEVTDEDLSDEVVQIDLTRPMSEIQATLSALPVKTRLSLTGPLVVARDIAHAKIAERLEAGEPMPQYLRDHPVYYAGPAKTPEGYASGSFGPTTAGRMDAYVAQFQAAGGSMVMLAKGNRSKQVTEACSTHGGFYLGSIGGPAARLAQDCITSVEVLEYPELGMEAVWKIEVQDFPAFIVVDDKGNDFFAGTSQPTLQISFRR is encoded by the coding sequence ATGACGAGCGTGCCCCCCTTCACCGAGCTGCTGCCCCTCACCGACAACGGCACCGAGTACCGCCTCGTCAGCACCGAGGGGGTGCGCCGGGTGGACACCGAGCTGGGCTCGTTCCTGCAGGTGTCCCCGGAGGCGCTGACCACCCTGGCCAAGGCGGCCATCACCGACATCCAGCACCTGCTGCGCACCAGCCACCTCAAGCAGCTGCGCGCCATCGTGGACGACCCGGAGGCCAGCGGCAACGACCGCTTCGTGGCCATGGACCTGCTGCGCAACGCCTGCGTCGCCGCGGGCAAGGTGCTGCCGATGTGCCAGGACACCGGCACCGCCATCGTGATGGGCAAGAAGGGTGAGCGGGTGCTCACCGGCGGTGGGGACGAGGCCGCGCTGTCGGAGGGCATCCGGCAGGCCTACGCCGAGCTGAACCTGCGCTACTCGCAGATGGCCCCGCTGACCATGTGGGAGGAGCGCAACACCGGCACCAACCTGCCCGCCCAGATCGACCTCAACGCCGTCGACGGCGACGCCTACCACTTCCTGGTGATGGCCAAGGGCGGTGGCAGCGCCAACAAGACGTTCCTCTACCAGGAGACCAAGGCGGTGCTCAACCCGCGCCGCCTGGCCATGTTCCTGGACGAGAAGCTGCGCTCGCTGGGCACCGCGGCGTGCCCGCCCTACCACCTGGCCATCGTCGTCGGTGGGCTGTCGGCCGAGCAGAACCTCAAGGTGGCCAAGCTGGCGTCGGCGCGCTACCTGGACACCCTGCCCACCGAGGGCTCTGCGGCCGGGCACGCCTTCCGGGACACCGACCTGGAGGAGCAGGTGCTGGAGATGACCCGCCAGTTCGGCATCGGCGCCCAGTTCGGCGGCAAGTACTTCTGCCACGACGTCCGGGTGATCCGGCTGCCCCGCCACGGCGCCTCGCTGCCCATCGGCCTGGCCGTGAGCTGCTCGGCCGACCGCCAGGCCAAGGCCAAGATCACCGCCGACGGCATCTTCCTGGAGCAGCTGGAGCGCGACCCCGCGCAGTTCCTGCCCGAGGTGACCGACGAGGACCTCTCCGACGAGGTCGTGCAGATCGACCTCACCCGCCCCATGTCAGAGATCCAGGCGACGCTGAGCGCACTGCCGGTGAAGACCCGGCTGTCGCTGACCGGCCCGCTGGTGGTGGCCCGGGACATCGCGCACGCCAAGATCGCCGAGCGGCTGGAGGCCGGCGAGCCCATGCCGCAGTACCTGCGCGACCACCCGGTGTACTACGCCGGCCCGGCCAAGACGCCCGAGGGCTACGCCTCCGGGTCCTTCGGCCCCACCACCGCGGGCCGGATGGACGCCTACGTGGCGCAGTTCCAGGCCGCCGGCGGGTCCATGGTGATGCTGGCCAAGGGCAACCGCAGCAAGCAGGTCACCGAGGCCTGCTCCACCCACGGCGGGTTCTACCTGGGCTCCATCGGTGGCCCGGCCGCCCGCCTCGCCCAGGACTGCATCACCTCGGTGGAGGTGCTGGAGTACCCCGAGCTGGGCATGGAGGCGGTGTGGAAGATCGAGGTGCAGGACTTCCCCGCGTTCATCGTGGTGGACGACAAGGGCAACGACTTCTTCGCCGGCACCTCCCAGCCCACCCTGCAGATCAGCTTCCGCCGCTAG
- a CDS encoding extracellular solute-binding protein, translating into MRSHRKRFLALGALVTGAALLAACSSSQESSSSSSSASPTTSSSASALPQLNGQEFAILGPWTKDEQVTFQKVIDDFNAKTGAKGTYTSGGDDVPTILGTKVAGGAPPDVAVIASPGTVEKFAKEGKLKPANPQVQAAVGANYSPLWTELGSVDGKLYSVYADASNKSTFWYSTKAFETAGVTDEPKTWDDLVKTAQTLADSGVQVPIAVAGGDGWTLTDWFENVYIRTAGLDSYDKLTKHEIPWTDPSVTKALETLKKIWGNKALVGDPATALQTSFTQSVANTFKNDAPSAMVYEASFVATQIGQEVPTAKVGTDAKFFPFPEIDGSPQSVVGGGDAVVAFTDNPAAQAFLQYMASTDAAKLMVSSEGSGFASANKTLQASDYPNETLAKVGADIVAAGDKFRFDMSDQTPSAFGGTKGQGQWKALQDFLGNGDVAAAQAQLESAAKAAYK; encoded by the coding sequence ATGAGATCGCACCGCAAGAGATTCCTGGCGCTGGGAGCGCTCGTCACCGGGGCTGCGCTGCTCGCCGCCTGCTCGTCGAGCCAGGAGTCCTCCTCCAGCTCGTCGTCGGCCAGCCCCACCACGTCCTCCAGCGCCTCGGCGCTGCCGCAGCTCAACGGCCAGGAGTTCGCCATCCTGGGCCCCTGGACCAAGGACGAGCAGGTCACCTTCCAGAAGGTGATCGACGACTTCAACGCCAAGACCGGCGCCAAGGGCACCTACACCTCCGGTGGCGACGACGTGCCGACCATCCTGGGTACCAAGGTCGCCGGTGGCGCCCCGCCGGACGTCGCGGTGATCGCCTCCCCCGGCACGGTGGAGAAGTTCGCCAAGGAGGGCAAGCTCAAGCCCGCCAACCCGCAGGTGCAGGCGGCCGTGGGCGCCAACTACAGCCCGCTGTGGACCGAGCTGGGCAGCGTCGACGGCAAGCTCTACAGCGTCTACGCCGACGCCTCCAACAAGTCCACCTTCTGGTACTCCACCAAGGCCTTCGAGACCGCGGGCGTCACCGACGAGCCGAAGACCTGGGACGACCTGGTGAAGACCGCCCAGACGCTGGCCGACTCCGGCGTCCAGGTGCCGATCGCCGTCGCCGGTGGCGACGGCTGGACCCTGACCGACTGGTTCGAGAACGTCTACATCCGCACCGCGGGCCTGGACAGCTACGACAAGCTGACCAAGCACGAGATCCCGTGGACCGACCCGTCGGTGACCAAGGCGCTGGAGACCCTGAAGAAGATCTGGGGCAACAAGGCGCTGGTCGGTGACCCGGCCACCGCGCTGCAGACCAGCTTCACCCAGTCGGTGGCCAACACCTTCAAGAACGACGCCCCCTCGGCCATGGTCTACGAGGCCAGCTTCGTGGCCACCCAGATCGGCCAGGAGGTGCCCACCGCCAAGGTCGGCACCGACGCCAAGTTCTTCCCGTTCCCCGAGATCGACGGCTCCCCGCAGTCGGTCGTCGGTGGCGGTGACGCGGTGGTGGCCTTCACCGACAACCCCGCCGCGCAGGCGTTCCTGCAGTACATGGCCTCCACCGACGCCGCCAAGCTCATGGTGTCCAGCGAGGGCAGTGGCTTCGCCTCGGCCAACAAGACGCTGCAGGCGTCGGACTACCCGAACGAGACCCTGGCCAAGGTCGGGGCGGACATCGTCGCCGCCGGTGACAAGTTCCGCTTCGACATGTCCGACCAGACGCCCTCGGCGTTCGGCGGCACCAAGGGCCAGGGGCAGTGGAAGGCTCTGCAGGACTTCCTGGGCAACGGTGACGTCGCCGCCGCCCAGGCCCAGCTGGAGTCGGCCGCCAAGGCCGCCTACAAGTAG
- a CDS encoding bifunctional GNAT family N-acetyltransferase/acetate--CoA ligase family protein translates to MSTMDDKVEVAEEIDPYHYPKHWEGDALASDGGTVHLRPMTPDLADDLVRFHSQLSERTRYLRYFGPYPTMSARDLARFSTVDHHDRVAFVVLLGGEIIAVGRYERLTNVGDGHSAEVAFVVADAHQGRGLGSVLLEHLAAAAAECGIRTFVAEVLSENRSMLGVFKQAGYQIKRSFDGGVLHLEFAVDPSEALLTVRNFRERASEARSVHNVLHPSSVAVIGASTDRFKVGHAVLVNLLRAGFTGPVYPVNAENRSVQGIRAYAAVSDIPDPVDLAVVAVPASGVEAVLDDCLAKGVKALVVISAGFSEAGPEGLAAERRMVEAARAHGMRVVGPSALGVANTDPEVALNATLAPVLPPAGRVGFFCQSGALGIAILAAAAERGLGLSTFVSAGNRADISGNDLLQYWDSDPATDVVLLYLESFGNPRKFSRLARRLARNKPVIVVKSGRHAVPAGLAATSVEVDEASVQALFEEAGVIRVESIAQLFDCALLLAYQPLPAGPRVAVVGNSTALGVLGADAARSRGLTVVGDPVDVGASATPQEFAKAVGDALAADDVDALIAVFVPPVAIPGTEFATALRETLAGSRKPVVTTFLAAEGIPDSLAVLGADGQPARGSVPSYPGPERAALALSRAVRYAQWRERPGPDPEPLAHPELVDVARARELVQGWLADAPEGRWLTDDEAAALLDTYGVEVAAFRVAHDADQAVAAAHELGFPVAVKAMGEQWRDRSDLIGVRLDVSSDDAVRIAYDDLREVSGNSSVYVQQMAGKGINCTVAVQDDPSFGSLISFGLSGVISDLLGDRAYRVLPLTSPEELIRAPKAAPLLTGYRGSEPADLDSLALVVGQVAALAEHVSQIRELSCGPILASPDGASVTAARVRIGPEPTRADLGPRRLR, encoded by the coding sequence ATGTCCACCATGGATGACAAGGTCGAGGTGGCCGAGGAGATCGACCCCTACCACTACCCCAAGCACTGGGAGGGTGACGCGCTGGCCTCCGACGGCGGCACGGTGCACCTGCGGCCGATGACCCCGGACCTGGCCGACGACCTGGTCCGCTTCCACAGCCAGCTCTCCGAGCGCACCCGCTACCTGCGCTACTTCGGTCCGTACCCCACCATGTCGGCCCGCGACCTGGCCCGCTTCTCCACCGTCGACCACCACGACCGGGTGGCGTTCGTGGTGCTGCTGGGCGGGGAGATCATCGCCGTGGGCCGCTACGAGCGGCTCACCAACGTCGGCGACGGGCACTCCGCCGAGGTGGCCTTCGTGGTGGCCGACGCCCACCAGGGCCGCGGGCTGGGGTCGGTGCTGCTGGAGCACCTCGCCGCGGCGGCGGCCGAGTGCGGCATCCGCACGTTCGTGGCGGAGGTGCTGTCGGAGAACCGCAGCATGCTCGGGGTGTTCAAGCAGGCCGGCTACCAGATCAAGCGCTCCTTCGACGGTGGTGTGCTGCACCTGGAGTTCGCCGTCGACCCCTCCGAGGCCCTGCTCACCGTGCGCAACTTCCGGGAGCGCGCCTCGGAGGCCCGCAGCGTGCACAACGTGCTGCACCCGTCCTCGGTCGCGGTCATCGGCGCCTCCACCGACCGGTTCAAGGTGGGCCACGCGGTGCTGGTGAACCTGCTGCGGGCGGGGTTCACCGGGCCGGTGTACCCGGTCAACGCGGAGAACCGCTCCGTGCAGGGCATCCGCGCCTACGCCGCGGTCTCCGACATCCCCGACCCGGTGGACCTGGCGGTGGTGGCGGTGCCCGCCAGCGGGGTGGAGGCCGTGCTCGACGACTGCCTGGCCAAGGGCGTCAAGGCGCTGGTGGTGATCTCCGCCGGCTTCAGCGAGGCTGGGCCCGAGGGCCTGGCCGCCGAGCGACGCATGGTGGAGGCCGCCCGCGCCCACGGCATGCGGGTGGTCGGCCCCAGCGCCCTCGGCGTGGCCAACACCGACCCCGAGGTGGCGCTCAACGCCACCCTGGCCCCGGTGCTGCCGCCGGCCGGGCGGGTGGGCTTCTTCTGCCAGTCCGGCGCCCTGGGCATCGCCATCCTCGCCGCCGCCGCCGAGCGTGGCCTGGGGTTGTCCACCTTCGTCTCGGCCGGCAACCGCGCCGACATCTCCGGCAACGACCTGCTGCAGTACTGGGACTCCGACCCGGCCACCGACGTGGTGCTGCTGTACCTGGAGAGCTTCGGCAACCCGCGCAAGTTCTCCCGCCTGGCCCGGCGCCTGGCCCGCAACAAGCCGGTGATCGTGGTCAAGAGCGGCCGCCACGCGGTGCCCGCCGGCCTGGCGGCCACCAGCGTGGAGGTGGACGAGGCGAGCGTGCAGGCGCTGTTCGAGGAGGCCGGCGTCATCCGGGTGGAGTCCATCGCCCAGCTCTTCGACTGCGCCCTGCTGCTCGCCTACCAACCGCTGCCTGCGGGTCCGCGGGTGGCCGTGGTGGGCAACTCCACGGCGCTGGGTGTGCTGGGCGCCGACGCCGCCCGCAGCCGCGGGCTCACCGTGGTGGGCGACCCGGTGGACGTGGGCGCCAGCGCCACCCCGCAGGAGTTCGCCAAGGCCGTGGGCGACGCGCTGGCCGCCGACGACGTGGACGCGCTGATCGCGGTGTTCGTGCCGCCGGTGGCCATCCCCGGCACCGAGTTCGCCACCGCCCTGCGGGAGACGCTGGCCGGCTCGCGCAAGCCGGTGGTCACCACCTTCCTCGCCGCCGAGGGCATTCCGGACTCCCTGGCCGTGCTTGGCGCGGACGGGCAGCCCGCGCGCGGCTCGGTGCCCTCCTACCCCGGCCCGGAGCGGGCGGCGCTGGCGCTGTCGCGGGCGGTGCGCTACGCCCAGTGGCGCGAGCGCCCCGGCCCGGACCCGGAGCCGCTGGCCCACCCTGAGCTGGTGGACGTGGCCCGGGCCCGTGAGCTGGTGCAGGGCTGGCTGGCCGACGCCCCGGAGGGGCGCTGGCTCACCGACGACGAGGCCGCGGCGCTGCTGGACACCTACGGGGTGGAGGTGGCGGCCTTCCGGGTCGCCCACGACGCCGACCAGGCCGTCGCCGCCGCGCACGAGCTGGGCTTCCCGGTGGCGGTCAAGGCGATGGGGGAGCAGTGGCGCGACCGCTCCGACCTCATCGGGGTGCGCCTGGACGTGAGCAGCGACGACGCGGTGCGCATCGCCTACGACGACCTGCGGGAGGTGTCCGGCAACAGCTCGGTGTACGTGCAGCAGATGGCGGGCAAGGGCATCAACTGCACGGTGGCGGTGCAGGACGACCCGTCGTTCGGGTCGCTGATCTCCTTCGGCCTGTCCGGGGTGATCTCCGACCTGCTGGGCGACCGCGCGTACCGGGTGCTGCCCCTGACCTCGCCGGAGGAGCTGATCCGCGCGCCCAAGGCTGCGCCGCTGCTCACCGGCTACCGGGGCAGCGAGCCCGCGGACCTGGACTCCCTGGCCCTCGTGGTGGGCCAGGTGGCCGCGCTGGCCGAGCACGTCAGCCAGATCCGCGAGCTCTCCTGCGGCCCGATCCTGGCCTCGCCGGACGGCGCGTCGGTGACCGCGGCCCGGGTGCGCATCGGACCGGAGCCGACGCGGGCCGACCTGGGCCCGCGCCGGCTGCGCTAG
- a CDS encoding carbohydrate ABC transporter permease, whose translation MTTAGTDLVTGRGRTLPQRIVARLTSGTATIVLVVIALVWLLPTFGLLVQSVRNKEFYSSGGWWQALLHPAQLTADNYSALLSTSAITDSFLNTVKITVPSTLLVVLIGALAGYAFAWLEFPGRDWLFIAVIALLVVPIQVALIPVVKLFSTVGIYGSVTGLVVFHVAFGLPFAIFLFRNYFAGIPKDLLEAARMDGAGELRIFLTVILPLGLPAIASLAIFQFLWVWNDLLVALVFSDSSTQPLTVALSSQMRAFGASIDILAPGAFLSLIVPLGVFFAFQRYFVQGVMAGSVK comes from the coding sequence TTGACCACCGCAGGCACCGACCTCGTCACCGGCCGCGGGCGCACGCTGCCCCAGCGCATCGTCGCCCGGCTCACCAGCGGCACGGCCACCATCGTGCTGGTCGTCATCGCGCTGGTCTGGCTGCTGCCCACCTTCGGGCTGCTGGTCCAGTCGGTGCGCAACAAGGAGTTCTACTCCTCCGGCGGGTGGTGGCAGGCGCTGCTGCACCCCGCCCAGCTCACCGCCGACAACTACTCGGCGCTGCTGTCCACCTCGGCGATCACCGACTCCTTCCTGAACACCGTCAAGATCACCGTCCCGTCCACCCTGCTGGTGGTGCTCATCGGCGCCCTGGCCGGCTACGCCTTCGCGTGGCTGGAGTTCCCCGGCCGCGACTGGCTGTTCATCGCCGTCATCGCGCTGCTGGTGGTGCCCATCCAGGTGGCGCTGATCCCGGTGGTCAAGCTGTTCAGCACGGTGGGCATCTACGGCTCGGTCACCGGCCTGGTGGTCTTCCACGTGGCGTTCGGCCTGCCGTTCGCCATCTTCCTGTTCCGCAACTACTTCGCCGGCATCCCCAAGGACCTGCTGGAGGCGGCGCGGATGGACGGCGCCGGCGAGCTGCGCATCTTCCTCACGGTGATCCTGCCGCTGGGCCTGCCGGCCATCGCCTCGCTGGCCATCTTCCAGTTCCTCTGGGTGTGGAACGACCTGCTGGTGGCGCTGGTGTTCTCCGACTCCTCCACCCAGCCGCTCACCGTGGCGCTGTCCTCCCAGATGCGGGCATTCGGCGCCAGCATCGACATCCTGGCCCCCGGCGCGTTCCTGTCGCTCATCGTCCCGCTCGGGGTGTTCTTCGCCTTCCAGCGGTACTTCGTGCAGGGCGTGATGGCGGGCTCGGTCAAGTAG
- a CDS encoding sigma-70 family RNA polymerase sigma factor: MTSATTTSTGTAKSMSDGDLDAQSPAADLVRVYLNGIGRTALLTAADEVELSKRIEAGLYAQHLLSEGTKISPARKRDLNTLVREGHAARQRLLEANLRLVVSLAKRYTGRGMPLLDLIQEGNLGLIRAMEKFDYAKGFKFSTYATWWIRQAITRGMADQSRTIRLPVHLVEQVNKLARIKRELHQQLGREATDEELAIEAGIPEHKIADLLDHSRDPVSLDMPVGSDEEAPLGDFIEDADATDAESAVISGLLHSDIFSVLATLDEREQQVIRLRFGLDDGQPRTLDQIGKLFGLSRERVRQIEREVMGKLRAGDRAERLRSYAS; encoded by the coding sequence ATGACATCTGCCACCACCACCTCCACGGGAACCGCAAAGTCCATGTCCGACGGCGACCTGGACGCCCAGAGCCCCGCAGCCGACCTGGTCCGCGTGTACCTCAACGGGATCGGACGCACCGCGCTGCTGACTGCTGCTGACGAGGTGGAGCTGTCGAAGCGCATCGAGGCCGGGCTCTACGCCCAGCACCTGCTCAGCGAGGGCACCAAGATCAGCCCGGCCCGCAAGCGAGACCTGAACACCCTGGTCCGCGAGGGCCACGCCGCCCGCCAGCGCCTGCTGGAGGCCAACCTGCGGCTGGTCGTCTCGCTGGCCAAGCGCTACACCGGCCGCGGGATGCCCCTGCTCGACCTGATCCAGGAGGGCAACCTCGGCCTCATCCGGGCGATGGAGAAGTTTGACTACGCCAAGGGCTTCAAGTTCTCCACCTACGCCACCTGGTGGATCCGCCAGGCCATCACCCGCGGCATGGCCGACCAGAGCCGCACCATCCGGCTGCCCGTCCACCTGGTGGAGCAGGTGAACAAGCTCGCCCGGATCAAGCGGGAGCTGCACCAGCAGCTGGGCCGGGAGGCCACCGACGAGGAGCTCGCCATTGAGGCAGGCATCCCGGAGCACAAGATCGCCGACCTGCTCGACCACAGCCGGGACCCGGTGAGCCTGGACATGCCGGTGGGCAGCGACGAGGAGGCCCCGCTGGGAGACTTCATCGAGGACGCCGACGCCACCGACGCGGAGAGCGCGGTGATCTCCGGACTGCTGCACTCCGACATCTTCTCGGTGCTCGCCACCCTGGACGAGCGCGAGCAGCAGGTCATCCGGCTGCGCTTCGGCCTGGACGACGGACAGCCCCGCACCCTGGACCAGATCGGCAAGCTCTTCGGACTCTCCCGGGAGCGGGTCCGCCAGATCGAGCGCGAGGTGATGGGCAAGCTGCGTGCCGGCGACCGCGCGGAGCGGCTGCGCTCCTACGCCAGCTAG
- a CDS encoding ABC transporter permease subunit: MSQDAGTTSADVLVRAEPDVVPASRSRGAGRGKRAHPPGEGRWLAYAFLGPALVLLAAVLLYPIGYSLARSFFSDAGGGWGDWVGLDNYTALFTNPDNFTAVKNNIIWIVVAPTVVTIVGLLFAVLSERVRWGTAFKLILFMPMAISFLASGITFQMIYSDQPTRGLANAVAVGVHDTFSPAASYPTVKPRPVAGLEGAEGSDYTSTAAVAAGTPVLLPMVGLPVANPPADAAPAAPAPNGAGLHGTVWNDFAAGGGGTVGSIDSGELGLPGLEIQAVRDGAVVETATVSADGTFSFPSLTEGSYQLRLPASNFAAPYGGLNWLGPDLITPAILIAYLWVWAGFAMVLIASGLAAIPRDVLEAARIDGATEWQVFRRVTAPLLAPVLMVVFVTLVINVLKIFDLVYVMTQGTGSGPAATVLAVQMYNLYANGSYGSSSAIGIALVLLVLPAMLFNIRRFRTEQS, encoded by the coding sequence ATGAGCCAGGACGCAGGGACGACGAGCGCTGACGTGCTCGTCAGGGCGGAACCAGACGTCGTCCCTGCGTCCCGGTCTCGGGGCGCAGGGCGCGGCAAGCGGGCGCACCCGCCCGGCGAGGGGCGCTGGCTGGCCTACGCGTTCCTGGGGCCGGCGCTGGTGCTGCTCGCCGCGGTCCTGCTCTACCCGATCGGCTACTCCCTGGCCCGCAGCTTCTTCAGCGACGCCGGCGGCGGCTGGGGCGACTGGGTGGGGCTGGACAACTACACGGCCCTGTTCACCAACCCGGACAACTTCACCGCGGTCAAGAACAACATCATCTGGATCGTGGTGGCGCCCACGGTGGTCACCATCGTGGGCCTGCTCTTCGCGGTGCTCAGCGAGCGGGTCCGCTGGGGCACCGCGTTCAAGCTCATCCTGTTCATGCCCATGGCCATCTCGTTCCTGGCCTCGGGCATCACCTTCCAGATGATCTACTCCGACCAGCCCACCCGTGGGCTGGCCAACGCGGTCGCGGTGGGCGTGCACGACACGTTCAGCCCGGCCGCCTCCTACCCCACCGTCAAGCCTCGCCCGGTCGCCGGGCTCGAGGGCGCGGAGGGAAGCGACTACACCTCCACCGCCGCCGTCGCCGCCGGCACCCCGGTGCTGCTGCCGATGGTGGGGCTGCCGGTGGCCAACCCACCCGCCGACGCGGCCCCGGCCGCACCGGCCCCGAACGGCGCGGGCCTGCACGGCACGGTGTGGAACGACTTCGCCGCCGGCGGTGGCGGCACCGTGGGCAGCATCGACTCCGGCGAGCTGGGCCTGCCGGGCCTGGAGATCCAGGCCGTCCGCGACGGCGCAGTGGTGGAGACCGCCACCGTCAGCGCCGACGGCACCTTCTCCTTCCCCTCCCTCACCGAGGGCAGCTACCAGCTGCGCCTGCCGGCCAGCAACTTCGCCGCGCCCTACGGTGGGCTGAACTGGCTGGGGCCCGACCTCATCACCCCGGCCATCCTCATCGCCTACCTGTGGGTGTGGGCCGGCTTCGCCATGGTCCTCATCGCCTCCGGGCTGGCCGCCATCCCCCGCGACGTGCTCGAGGCCGCCCGGATCGACGGCGCCACCGAGTGGCAGGTGTTCCGCCGGGTCACCGCGCCGCTGCTGGCCCCGGTGCTGATGGTGGTGTTCGTGACGCTGGTGATCAACGTGCTCAAGATCTTCGACCTGGTCTACGTGATGACCCAGGGCACCGGCAGCGGTCCGGCCGCCACCGTGCTCGCCGTGCAGATGTACAACCTGTACGCCAACGGCAGCTACGGCAGCTCCAGCGCCATCGGCATCGCGCTGGTGCTGCTGGTGCTGCCCGCCATGCTGTTCAACATCCGCCGGTTCCGAACGGAGCAGAGTTGA
- the dtd gene encoding D-aminoacyl-tRNA deacylase translates to MRAVISRVSSASVTVDGELVAELAGPGLLVLLAVARDDQPAAAATMARKIAELRLLREERSVADTGAGVLVVSQFTLYGDTRKGRRPSWSAAAAPEHATALIQRVLAELAQRGVPAATGRFGADMAVASVNDGPFTVLVDC, encoded by the coding sequence GTGCGCGCCGTCATCTCCCGGGTGAGCAGCGCCTCGGTCACCGTGGACGGCGAGCTGGTGGCGGAGCTGGCGGGCCCGGGGCTGCTGGTGCTGCTGGCCGTCGCCAGGGACGACCAGCCCGCGGCAGCGGCCACCATGGCCCGCAAGATCGCCGAGCTGCGCCTGCTGCGCGAGGAGCGCTCGGTGGCCGACACCGGCGCCGGGGTGCTGGTGGTCAGCCAGTTCACCCTCTACGGCGACACCCGCAAGGGCCGGCGCCCGTCCTGGTCAGCCGCGGCCGCCCCCGAGCACGCCACCGCGCTGATCCAGCGGGTGCTCGCCGAGCTGGCCCAGCGCGGGGTGCCCGCCGCCACGGGTCGCTTCGGCGCCGACATGGCGGTGGCGTCGGTCAACGACGGCCCGTTCACGGTGCTGGTGGACTGCTGA
- a CDS encoding acetoin utilization protein AcuC, producing the protein MSQAPAAVVWTSDYLSYKLSEDHPLDPIRLDLTMRLSRGLGLLDGVETIRPQAATDDDLLRIHTPAYLAAVKGAPTQLQAVNHGLGTEDNPIFEHMHESSALLTGGSLAAAREIAAGRTRRAVSLGGGLHHAMADAASGFCVYNDPAIAISWLLDHGYDRIAYVDVDVHHGDGVQAAFVHDPRVLTLSLHQHPATLWPGTGWPQEVGRGEAAGSTVNLPLMPGTDDQSWLRAFHAVVPGVLRAFRPQVLVTQCGVDTHREDPLADLRLSVDGHRAIFQALRALAEETAEGRWLAMGGGGYGLLRVVPRSWTHLLAAVLDRDVAVERQVPADWTAHVATLSPQVPVPTTMGDGTDVTHQPWDGVAASGDPATTKVDTMIRDTRRAVFPLLGLDPEDPRD; encoded by the coding sequence ATGAGCCAGGCGCCAGCTGCAGTCGTGTGGACCAGTGACTACCTCAGCTACAAGCTGAGCGAGGACCACCCGCTCGACCCCATCCGGCTGGACCTGACCATGCGGCTGTCCCGCGGGCTGGGTCTGTTGGACGGGGTGGAGACCATCCGGCCGCAGGCGGCCACCGACGACGACCTGCTGCGCATCCACACCCCGGCCTACCTGGCGGCGGTCAAGGGCGCGCCCACCCAGCTGCAGGCGGTCAACCATGGCCTGGGCACCGAGGACAACCCCATCTTCGAGCACATGCACGAGTCCAGCGCGCTGCTCACCGGCGGCTCGCTGGCCGCCGCGCGGGAGATCGCCGCCGGCCGCACGCGCCGGGCGGTCTCCCTCGGCGGCGGCCTGCACCACGCCATGGCCGACGCAGCCTCCGGGTTCTGCGTCTACAACGACCCCGCCATCGCCATCTCCTGGCTGCTCGACCACGGCTACGACCGCATCGCCTACGTGGACGTGGACGTCCACCACGGCGACGGGGTGCAGGCGGCGTTCGTGCACGACCCGCGGGTGCTCACCCTGTCCCTGCACCAGCACCCCGCCACGCTGTGGCCCGGCACCGGCTGGCCCCAGGAGGTCGGCCGGGGCGAGGCGGCCGGCAGCACCGTCAACCTGCCGCTGATGCCCGGCACCGACGACCAGTCGTGGCTGCGGGCCTTCCACGCCGTCGTTCCCGGGGTGCTGCGCGCCTTCCGCCCGCAGGTGCTGGTCACCCAGTGCGGGGTGGACACCCACCGCGAGGACCCGCTGGCTGACCTGCGCCTGAGCGTGGACGGGCACCGGGCCATCTTCCAGGCGCTGCGGGCGCTGGCCGAGGAGACTGCGGAGGGGCGGTGGCTGGCGATGGGCGGCGGCGGCTACGGGCTGCTGCGGGTGGTGCCCCGCTCGTGGACGCACCTGCTCGCCGCGGTGCTCGACCGCGACGTCGCCGTGGAGCGGCAGGTGCCCGCAGACTGGACCGCCCACGTGGCCACGCTCTCGCCGCAGGTGCCGGTACCCACCACCATGGGTGACGGCACCGACGTCACCCACCAGCCCTGGGACGGCGTGGCTGCCAGCGGAGATCCAGCAACGACCAAGGTGGACACCATGATTCGCGACACGCGACGTGCGGTGTTCCCGCTTCTCGGGCTGGACCCGGAGGACCCTCGAGACTGA